The genomic stretch TGAAAGTGAAAAATGCACGAAACCTCTTAAGGTGTGAAATAGTAAGACCACAGATTACTCTACTTTATGTTATTTGTGTATATAAACTCTGCTTCTTTATGGTGAACTTGCAGACTGAATACAAAGAAGATAGCAGTATGTGGATTTGTGCCTTGTTGTTGGCAATATTATTTCAAGACAGAGATATCATACGCGCACATTCAACCATAAAGTCTTTACCGGCTCTTGCCACTTTATTGAAGTCAGATGAATCAGCGAACAAATATTTTGCTGCACAATCAATAGCGAGCCTTGTTTGCAACGGTAGCAGGGGAACACTTCTGTCTGTGGCAAATTCTGGGGCAGCAGGCGGACTTATCTCTTTGCTTGGCCGTGCTGATACTGATATGCAGGATCTTCTGGAATTGTCAGAGGAATTTGCTTTGGTGCGTTATCCTGATCAAGTGGCTCTAGAGAGGTTGTTTAGAGTTGATGATATAAGAGTTGGTGCCACTTCTCGAAAGGCAATTCCTGCCCTGGTTGATCTTCTCAAACCAATTCCGGGTCGCCCAGGGGCACCATTTTTAGCTCTCGGAATTTTGACTCAGCTTGGCAGAGATTGCCCGTCAAATAAGACTGTAATGGTAGAATCTGGGGCTTTAGAGGCTCTTACAAAGTATCTTTCCCTTGGTCCACAAGATGCAACCGAAGAAGCTGCTACAGATCTACTAGGAATTCTCTTTAGTAGTGCTGATATACGAAAACATGACTCTGCATTTGGCGCTGTTAACCAACTTATAGCTGTCCTACGTTTAGGAGGAAGAGCTGCAAGGTTTAGTGCTGCAAAAGCATTGGAAAGTTTATTTTCTGCTGACCACATTAGAAATGCTGAGATTGCTCGACAAGCTATTCAACCCTTGGTAGAAATTCTTAACACTGGTTCAGAAAGGGAGCAGCATGCCGCAATTGCTGCATTGGTTGGGTTATTGAGTGAAAACCCATCTAGAGCACTTGCTGCTGCAGATGTTGAAATGAATGCAGTGGATGTTCTTTATAGGATCCTTTCGTCGAATTGTTCAATTGACCTGATAGGTGATGCTGCTGAGTTATGTTGTGCTCTTTTTGGAAATACAAGGATTCGGTCCACAACAGCTGCTACCCGATGTGTTGAACCACTAGTCGCTCTGCTTGCAACCGAGTTTAGTCCTGCTCATCATTCAGTTGTTCGGGCACTGGATAGGCTCGTTGATGATGAGCAAGTGGCTGAACTAATTGCCACACACAGTGCAGTTGTCCCTCTTGTTAGTCTACTGTCTGGTAGAAACTTTGTACTTCACGAGGCCATTTCCAGAGCTCTGGTCAAGTTAGGAAAAGACAGACCTGCTTGTAAAATGGAAATGGTAAAAGCTGGAGTCATTGAAAGCATACTGGACATCTTACACGAAGCACCTGATTTTTTGTGTGCAGCTTTTGCAGAACTGCTGCGTATATTAACAAATAATGCTACCATAGCTAAGGGACCATTGGCCGCCAAAGTTGTTGAACCCTTGTTTTTGTTGTTGGCAAGGCACGATTTTGCGCCCGACGGACAGCACAGTGCAATGCAGGTTTTGGTTAATATCGTAGAACATCCACAGTGTCGTGCTGAACATTCATTGACTTCTCGCAAAGCTATTGAACCACTTATCCCTTTGCTTGATTCACCGATATCAGTAGTGCAACAGTTGGCTGCTGAGCTGCTTTCACATCTGCTCCTAGAAGAACACTTTCAGAAGGATCCAGTGACACCGAAAGTAATTGCCCCTCTAATAAGAATTCTCAGTTCTGGTATACCTTTATTGCAGCAGAGAGCTGTAAAGGCCCTAGTTAGTATTGCACTGACATGGCCAAACGAAATTGCCAAAGAGGGCGGTGTTGTTGAGATTTCCAAAGTGATATTGCAAGCTGATCCTTCGCTTCCACATGCTTTATGGGAATCCGCTGCATCTGTTTTGTCAAGTATTCTGCAATTTAGCTCAGAATTCTACTTGGAAGTGCCCGTTGCTGTGTTGGTAAAGTTGCTTCGATCTGGTTCAGAGAGCACAGTTATCGGTGCGTTAAATGCGCTTCTGGTTTTGGAAAGTGATGATGGAACTAGTGCAGAATCTATGGCCGAAAGTGGTGCAATAGAGGCTCTCTTGGAGCTCCTAAGATCTCACCAGTGTGAGGACATTGCTGCACGACTCTTAGAAGTATTGCTGAACAACGTTAAGATCAGAGAAACGAAAGTCACTAAATCAGCCATCTTACCATTATCACAGTATCTCTTGGACCCACAAACCCAAGCACAGCACGCAAGGTTATTGGCAACTTTGGCTCTTGGAGATTTGTTCCAGAATGAAGCTCTTGCTCGAACAGGTGATGCGGTTTCTGCTTGTCGTGCTTTAGTGAACGTGCTTGAAGACCAACCGACAGAAGAAATGAAAGTTGTAGCTATATGTGCTTTGCAAAATCTTGTGATGTACAATCGATCAAATAGAAGAGCGGTTGCAGAGGCCGGTGGTGTTCAGGTTGTATTGGATCTGATAGGTTCAAGTAATCCTGAAACTTCTGTTCAGGCCGCAATGTTTATTAAACTTCTGTTCTCAAATAATACTATTCAAGAGTATGCTTCTAGCGAAACTGTCAGAGCAATCACTGGTGAGCTTTTTTACCTTTGCTTATTAGTATGATATGGTACTTCTGAGATATACTACATTACTCTAATAATACATCAAAGTATTCTAAACTAAGTTAATATCGCGTCTCTTCAGATTTAACGTGTTTAAGTATGGTTGTGTTCTTGCAGCCACTATTGAAAAAGATTTATGGGCGAGTGGAACTGTGAACGAAGAATATCTGAAAGCATTAAATTCTTTATTTAGCAACTTTCCACGACTTAGAGCAACCGAACCGGCAACACTTAGCATTCCCCATCTGGTAACATCCTTAAAGACAGGTTCAGAGGCTTGTCAGGAAGCTGCCTTGGATGCACTTTTCCTGCTCAGACAAGCTTGGTCAGCATGCCCTGCCGAAGTATCAAGAGCTCAGTCAATTGCTGCTGCAGATGCTATTCCCTTCTTGCAGTACTTAATCCAGTCTGGCCCGCCTCGGTTTCAGGAGAAGGCAGAATTTTTATTGCAGTGTTTGCCGGGGACGTTGGTGGTGATTGTCAAGCGTGGTAACAATATGAAACAGTCTGTTGGAGTCCCTAGTGTTTACTGCAAGATAACACTTGGCCATAATCCGCCGAGGCTCACCAAGGTCATTTTTTGTTTATTTGTGTTTTCACACTAATctattttctttcaattttttgtGATGGAACTTTTACTAACAATACACAACATTGCCGAAATTTGGATATACTAAATTACATTTACTGATATAGATGATGATTTCTGATCAGGTTGTCTCAACTGGTCCTAATCCAGAGTGGGATGAGAGCTTTACATGGTCCTTTGAGAGTCCTCCAAAAGGCCAAAAACTTCACATTTCTTGCAAAAACAAGAGCAAAGTGGGAAAGGTAAGTCCAATTGAAAACTAAGTATTGCAGTATATAGTATAAATTCAACTTCAACTGTCTTGTTTTTACACTTCCATTTAACACTTATGTTGTGATTTATCGACAGAGTAAATTTGGGAAAGTAACAATCCAAATTGATCGAGTGGTAATGCTCGGAGCCGTAGCTGGCGAATACACTCTGTTGCCTGCAAGTAAAAGTGGACCCCCAAGGAATCTAGAAATTGAATTTCAATGGTCTAACAAAGCAAGTGATACAACAACGGATACAAATCAGCCTTAGGGGACAAGATGTGAAGGAAAGTTTTggattttgttttttttttctcaAAGAAACCATGTGTATATAACAGTGTTCATTTTAATTTTGGGTCTATAGTTCAAAACAGAATATTTTCCTTTTGTCATAATATTCTTTTGTAACTTGATCCTTCATTTCCTAGGATGAACACTAGGGGGTACGAAGATCATGCTTGCTTTGTGTTTCTTGTATgattcttttttgtgtgtggttCTATGCTTTTGTTTGGAACTGTACAAGTACAATTTGATGTATAATAACATAGATATAAAGATTGCGTGTGTTTTACATATAAATTTGATTGATATTTTCTTTGACATTAAAGTAAAGAGGAAATGGTCCCTAAGATTCTAACTACTATAAGAGATTGCCCTATAGGGGATTTCATGAATATTGCATTGCATAATATCTCACCTAATTCTTATGCAACTTGCGACGTACGTATAGTATATTAAGAAGATACTATATTTAATAAGTTTATCTACATTCTATTGCTTATGAATATTTAGGAAAATGATGTTTAGGTATGGCAGAAAATAAAAGCGAAAAATACGAAAGTTATGTGAATAATAGTGTTTTGGTTTGTTTCTTAAACGACAAGATGATTGATGGGATGAGTGGTTCACAAGATTGTGTGTGTGTCTCTTTAGAAAATTAGCAAGTGGACCAACTTGATTTCCTTGGGCAATGTGATGACTTAAGATTTAGGACTCTGTTTGCACGTGTGCGTCACATATGTGATGTCTACTTGTATAATTCATTCCTACTTCGCCAAAGATGATGTGCTAAGATGATTTTTCTCTTTCTTACATAGCACACAAAATGAAAAAATAAGGGTGTGATATTGTTGGGTCATGATGGGCTCCATGAATTATTTCATTGGACTTTGAGTGATATGGCTCATATTATCAACCTCTAAGGTTTTTGGATGATGATATTAATAGAAggttttggatgaagatgatATTAATAGAAGTTTTCTTTTTAATCTTAAATAATTGGTCAACTTTGCCAACATCACTATAAGAATGGTGTCATACTAAATAGTGTGATATTAAATGTGTCTTGGTGAACATAATTGATTTTGGTAAAATTGattttaatataattaaatttaatataattgatttATGTTTGAACATATTTATGTAAAAATGAGTTGAACAATAAATTTTGCTGTAAAAATCACGTTTAAATTCAAAAGCTATAAATCACAACTTCAAGTAGAATCAATTCTAAAGGTATAATTGCTTATACTTAAACAAAATCAAACACTAAAATCACTTCAGAATCAATTATACGTCTCTAAAATTACTTTTGCCTCTTCTAAAAAGTCAAATCACACATGCACTAGATGAATATGCTATACTATTTATTGAGACACGTAGTAATAATATATGTGTAGCTCTTTATTCATATAATTCGATGATCACATCTATTAGAGTGAAACTATGTATGGTTGaatttaaacttaaaattttgaTTTATCTTAGCTTAATCATACAAGGAGGGGTGTACGGTATCAAATTTAAGTTGAGTGGTTGAAATAGAGGAGAGTTTCAGAAGTTTTATGTAACGCAGATGTATCGCTTAAATTGAAGGAAAATTATATTAGATTGCGATAAGACCTGCGTTGTTGTACGAGACAAAATATTTGCGCTATTAAGAATCAACATGAGAATAAAATAAGTGTAGTAAAGATGAGGAAGTTACTTTGAATGTGTGATAAGACTAGACATGATAGGATTATAAATGAAAATATTAAAAAGTATTAGGGTAACACATATAGTAGGGAAGATGATGGAAAATAGATTTAGGTGTTTTAAGCATATAAAAAGAAGACtggtgtcgcatctcgaaaaatataatttgaacagagtcgtcaccgaactttatttattccaaataaggaaatggaaaatatcgataaaacccttaaaagaagAAATGGTCGTCgaaccatattcgggttcgggagtcgattacgcaagggggaaatattagcacccctcacgtctgttgtactcaactTGAGCCTTTTAGTTAAACTTGGGATGGAATGTTAACTTACATTAATTTTTTCTTCGACTTATTGAGGGATATAAAAAAAGTAAACATTTTTAcgtttttttattattattatcgTGTCTACAAGATTTCAAAATTCTGCTCTTATGTATCTCCATGTATaatggagaactcaaggctacgtagTTCTTTGTAACAAAGAACTATTTGTTTGTTGTTTTTAAGGAGTGTTGCTTTAGACATATCGAGTGgttaaacctttacttgctgctcgctcttggaggcggaatcctttgtttgtttcaTATTGATATGGATAAAGCATACTCATTTCTGAAAAGGGGTTTTGAAGTCGCGGAAGGGCAAAAAACAAGCTTGATTTGTTTGAGTATGTTTTAGGCTTGGAAGACGAGTATTTGTGACTTACAAGCGATTACCACTTGAGCCTAATACTCGGGACTATGGTTGGACCTTTCATCCATGTAgcatttttcttttcaatttgttGCGAAAAGctttgaatatttacaagtgttcTGAATGAAAGACAAACACTTGAGCTTGCAAGCTATTATATATTGGGCTTAGTGTTCAGGACTATGACTGAgacctttcacccaggtagtATTTTCCTTTTCATTTATCACGAAAAAGAGACGCGTTTGGATTTTGGAGAAAGACGAAGTATTTATGACTTATAAGAGATTACCACTTGGGCCTAATACTTGGGGCTATGACTGAACCTTTCACCCAAGTAGCATTTTTCTTTCATTATTATTTGAAATAGTCAAAGCATGAATTAGTCAattttgagtttgattatgaaaagAGCTTGACATTGGGTCAAGTGTTTGATTTGCGCTTGCGGGGCGAATTGAGTTATGAAAGTGGTTTAGAAATGGTTTGACGTCGATAGTTAAAATGGTTTGATTTGGGAAAATTGCTCGACGTTGAATCAAGCATAATTTTTGCTCTTTTTTTTAAATGGTTGATTTTACGCTAATCTTGAATTAACAATTAACTAACTGTCATACCATAAATTTTGCTCCACTAAATTCATCAGCATTTATTTCAATTCATTCATTCATGAGCAATCATCCATTTGCATTTCAttcatttgtatttttttattattatgaattagttttttatgagcatttGATCTGATCATATAGTGTTATCTGCATGCATAAGTCAAATCATTGGTCAAGGATTGAAGGTTAATCTGATTGAATTGTTTATATTGACCAATTGATACATTTGTATCTTAAACCACTAGAAGTCATTGAAGTAGAAATTTTAACGGGTCATCTGGTTCATTTTGATTCACTTTGGGTTGCTTATAAGCCAAGAATTTTTTGCTCTTAAGTTCTAAAAAAGAAGATATTTCTATTTTAGCCAAAGTAAACCTTGCATGATTCTTGTCATGATCCATGCATTTCTTACACCCAGTCATGCATGCATTACATTATTAATAAGGGTCTTAATGTCACCCTTTCATTTTGACTTTTGTTATTCAATTGGTCTCACGTTCATAATGTTATAATTCAAAGACTTAATTGATTTCAAATGGAATAGACAAATTTACAATATTTGCATTAGTTCATTTGGTTCCAAATCTTTGTCTTTCTTTATATGGTAGTTTTTGTCTAAAGTTTCAAAACTTAAAATTGGGATCCAAGTAAGACAAAGGttcatttccatttttcaatTATGTTACATTGTTTTACAAGTTATAAAGTGACATATTTTTACATTGATTTTACACTTGAGTAACTGATCGCtctattcgcaagtgcacgaatcgtgtcagagtaatataaaagaatatcgatcccacagtgtagcacctcaaatttgcacctatcattatgcatacattttcatattaggtcatagcatatcatgatccattgcatagcatttgcattgtccctcagttgcctcaagtgcaagccaatcaagaattaggtcaaactgatcaggagatcagtcaaccaatcaagcaaggaatttctcattgaaccaaggccttggggtttgtccaacaagttcacatggcttggaggtctatttgaagtattttggtca from Lathyrus oleraceus cultivar Zhongwan6 chromosome 7, CAAS_Psat_ZW6_1.0, whole genome shotgun sequence encodes the following:
- the LOC127106676 gene encoding protein CELLULOSE SYNTHASE INTERACTIVE 1; its protein translation is MGLRDRSSSMEDPDGTLASVAQCIEQLRQSSSSVHEKEYSLRQLLDLIDMRENAFSAVGSHSQAVPVLVSLLRSGSLNVKIQAATVLGSLCKENELRVKVLLGGCIPPLLGLLKSSSTEGRIAAAKTIYAVSQGGAKDHVGSKIFSTEGVVPVLWEQLRTGLKTENVVESLLTGTLKNLSSSAEGFWNSTIQSGGVDILVKLLATGQPSTLASVCFLLASVMMEDASVCSKVLSAEVTKQLLKLLGPGNDDLVRAEAAGALKSLSSQCKEARREIASSNGIPALINATIAPSKEFMQGECAQALQENAMCALANISGGLSYVISSLGQSLESCSSPTQIADTLGAIASALMIYDNKAESTKPSDPLVVEETLLKQFKPRLPFLVLERTIEALASLYGNSVLSTKLANSDAKRLLVGLITMAANEVQDELIKALLTLCKSEGSLWRALQGREGVQLLISLLGLSSEQQQECAVALLCLLSNENDESKWAITAAGGIPPLVQILETGSAKAKEDSARILKNLCNHSEDIRACVESADAVPALLWLLKNGSPNGKDIAAKTINHLIHKSDTTTISQLTALLTSDLPDSKVYILDALRSMLCVAPLSDILREGSASGDAFNTVIMLLSSNKEETQAKSASALAEIFEARKDLRESSIAVRTLCSAMKLLNVESESILMESSNCMASIFLSIKENKDVAAIARDTLTPLVALANSSVLEVAEMAIGAVANLILDTEIAKKVVLEEVILPATRVLREGTNSGKTRAAAAIARLLHSQKVDNAVTDCVNRAGTVLALVSSLDSSVNESVSTSEALEALAILSRSEETGGNVKPACAILAEFPQNIIPIVLCIVNSTPSLQDKTIEILSRLCKDQPVILGDTVASASGCISSIAKRVISSSNVKVKIGGVALLICAAKPNHRRLVENINISNLSANLIQSLVDILISAQSSFGNDGDDDDKEFISICRRTQEEANSRESNTGTSIICGVDLAIWLLSILACHDERNKIAIMKAGAIDVLADKISNCYSQYSQTEYKEDSSMWICALLLAILFQDRDIIRAHSTIKSLPALATLLKSDESANKYFAAQSIASLVCNGSRGTLLSVANSGAAGGLISLLGRADTDMQDLLELSEEFALVRYPDQVALERLFRVDDIRVGATSRKAIPALVDLLKPIPGRPGAPFLALGILTQLGRDCPSNKTVMVESGALEALTKYLSLGPQDATEEAATDLLGILFSSADIRKHDSAFGAVNQLIAVLRLGGRAARFSAAKALESLFSADHIRNAEIARQAIQPLVEILNTGSEREQHAAIAALVGLLSENPSRALAAADVEMNAVDVLYRILSSNCSIDLIGDAAELCCALFGNTRIRSTTAATRCVEPLVALLATEFSPAHHSVVRALDRLVDDEQVAELIATHSAVVPLVSLLSGRNFVLHEAISRALVKLGKDRPACKMEMVKAGVIESILDILHEAPDFLCAAFAELLRILTNNATIAKGPLAAKVVEPLFLLLARHDFAPDGQHSAMQVLVNIVEHPQCRAEHSLTSRKAIEPLIPLLDSPISVVQQLAAELLSHLLLEEHFQKDPVTPKVIAPLIRILSSGIPLLQQRAVKALVSIALTWPNEIAKEGGVVEISKVILQADPSLPHALWESAASVLSSILQFSSEFYLEVPVAVLVKLLRSGSESTVIGALNALLVLESDDGTSAESMAESGAIEALLELLRSHQCEDIAARLLEVLLNNVKIRETKVTKSAILPLSQYLLDPQTQAQHARLLATLALGDLFQNEALARTGDAVSACRALVNVLEDQPTEEMKVVAICALQNLVMYNRSNRRAVAEAGGVQVVLDLIGSSNPETSVQAAMFIKLLFSNNTIQEYASSETVRAITATIEKDLWASGTVNEEYLKALNSLFSNFPRLRATEPATLSIPHLVTSLKTGSEACQEAALDALFLLRQAWSACPAEVSRAQSIAAADAIPFLQYLIQSGPPRFQEKAEFLLQCLPGTLVVIVKRGNNMKQSVGVPSVYCKITLGHNPPRLTKVVSTGPNPEWDESFTWSFESPPKGQKLHISCKNKSKVGKSKFGKVTIQIDRVVMLGAVAGEYTLLPASKSGPPRNLEIEFQWSNKASDTTTDTNQP